The genomic interval AGGCGTGTTCATGTACCCGATCCTCCTGGTTCTCGCCTTCGGGCTCGCGATCGGCATCGAGCGGTACGTGACGCTCACGCTGGTCACGCAGAAGAACCAGAAGGTGTGGGAAGACGTGCAGCCGCTGCTCTCCAAGGGTGATTTCGAGGGTGCCCGCAAGCTGACCGAGGGCGACGACGCGACCATCTCGCAGGTGCTCAGCATGGGGCTCTCGCTCCAGGGCGCGGTGCGGCGTCGCGAGGACATCGAGATCGCGATGGAAGAGAGCATGATGGAAATCGTGCCGCGCCTCGAGAAGCGGACGCCGTACGTCGCACTGGCAGCGAGCATCGCCACCCTGCTCGGGCTGCTCGGTACGATCATGGGCCTCATCCAGGCCTTCACCGCGGTCGCGAACGCGAACCCCGCAGAGAAGGCGGACCTCCTGTCAGCC from Gammaproteobacteria bacterium carries:
- a CDS encoding MotA/TolQ/ExbB proton channel family protein codes for the protein MYSIVGFFVSGGVFMYPILLVLAFGLAIGIERYVTLTLVTQKNQKVWEDVQPLLSKGDFEGARKLTEGDDATISQVLSMGLSLQGAVRRREDIEIAMEESMMEIVPRLEKRTPYVALAASIATLLGLLGTIMGLIQAFTAVANANPAEKADLLSASISVAMNTTAFGLIVAIPLLIVHAILTSKTGDIVDSLEMATVKTLNVFSKRAKRQLEIAA